In Thermoanaerobaculia bacterium, the following proteins share a genomic window:
- a CDS encoding sigma-54 dependent transcriptional regulator, translated as MKKRRVLVIDDERAIRQTLAQVLADEGYEVESAADGVEGLDRLRRERFDLVFLDVWLKDKDGLAILAELGERASTVPVVMISGHANVETAVRAVKSGAYDFLEKPLSLERVLVTAQKAIAHRDLEEEVARFREKASGEQLLIGETPAIVKLREEILQVAPTDARVLITGESGTGKEIVARAIHRHSHRRPAPLVEVNCAAIPEELIESELFGHVRGSFTGASAERAGKFEEADGATIFLDEVADMSARTQAKVLRALQEGRFTRVGGSKTIESDARVISATNKSLPEEIKAGRFREDLYFRLAVVPLALPPLRERSADVPELAMHFLRDAAQKAGQRPKTFSDAALKKLRAYAWPGNVRELKNLVERLMIMSPGDTIDLRDLPVEIVESDAILVPADFSTLRQARDDFERRFILTALRKNRGNVTRTAEELGVERSHFYRKLRGYGIDVERE; from the coding sequence ATGAAGAAGCGCCGCGTCCTCGTGATCGACGACGAGCGGGCGATCCGGCAGACGCTCGCGCAGGTCCTCGCCGACGAGGGATACGAGGTGGAGTCGGCCGCCGACGGCGTCGAGGGGCTCGACCGGCTCCGGCGCGAGCGGTTCGACCTCGTTTTTCTCGACGTGTGGCTCAAGGACAAGGACGGCCTCGCGATCCTCGCCGAGCTCGGCGAGAGGGCGTCGACCGTTCCCGTCGTCATGATCTCCGGGCACGCGAACGTCGAGACCGCGGTGCGAGCCGTCAAGTCCGGAGCATACGACTTCCTCGAGAAGCCGCTCTCGCTGGAGCGCGTCCTCGTCACCGCGCAGAAGGCGATCGCCCACCGCGATCTCGAGGAGGAGGTCGCCCGCTTCCGCGAGAAGGCGTCGGGGGAACAGCTCCTGATCGGCGAGACGCCGGCGATCGTGAAGCTCCGCGAGGAGATCCTCCAGGTCGCGCCGACGGACGCGCGCGTCCTCATCACCGGCGAGAGCGGCACCGGCAAGGAGATCGTCGCGCGCGCGATCCACCGCCACTCCCACCGGCGCCCGGCGCCGCTCGTCGAGGTCAACTGCGCGGCGATACCGGAGGAGCTGATCGAGTCGGAGCTCTTCGGGCACGTGCGCGGCTCTTTCACGGGCGCCTCGGCCGAGCGCGCGGGCAAGTTCGAGGAGGCCGACGGCGCGACGATCTTTCTCGACGAAGTCGCCGACATGTCCGCGCGCACCCAGGCGAAGGTGCTGCGCGCGCTCCAGGAGGGGCGTTTCACGCGGGTGGGCGGGTCGAAGACGATCGAGTCGGACGCGCGCGTGATCTCGGCGACGAACAAGAGCCTGCCCGAGGAGATCAAGGCGGGGAGGTTCCGCGAGGACCTCTACTTCCGGCTCGCCGTCGTGCCGCTGGCGCTCCCGCCGCTCCGGGAGCGGAGCGCCGACGTTCCGGAGCTCGCGATGCACTTCCTGCGGGATGCGGCGCAGAAGGCCGGGCAGCGGCCGAAGACGTTCTCCGACGCCGCCCTGAAGAAGCTCAGGGCCTACGCGTGGCCCGGGAACGTCCGGGAGCTCAAGAACCTCGTCGAGCGGTTGATGATCATGTCGCCGGGCGACACGATCGATCTGCGGGACCTGCCCGTCGAGATCGTCGAGAGTGACGCGATCCTCGTCCCGGCGGACTTCTCGACGCTCCGCCAGGCGCGCGACGACTTCGAGCGGCGGTTCATCCTGACGGCGCTCCGGAAAAATCGCGGCAACGTCACCCGCACCGCGGAGGAGCTCGGTGTCGAGAGGTCGCACTTTTACCGGAAGTTGCGCGGGTACGGCATCGACGTGGAGAGGGAATAG